In one window of Coralliovum pocilloporae DNA:
- a CDS encoding MerR family transcriptional regulator yields the protein MYTIKTLSNLTGVNPDTIRSWERRYDLLRPERTDSGRRTYSDGDVEKLTLIAALLKSGHTISHLAALSPDELNALRASNPVSATQDLRQKILTELEETVGRSDLQAFGKLISSAITLLPPHDLADRILSPILRTIGDRWSIDALDIGDEHAFTAVIKQCLMSVLPSPSWTNPGPVALFTTLADDHHELGALMACHIAANSGFNCHYLGPNMPGDALLTHCQRIKAELLVVSLITSSDPAAVTGTLNSLAKKLQPVTQVWVGFGKHAPFKDADFDSRIVTFNRFDPFHKRLVLLR from the coding sequence ATGTATACGATCAAAACCTTATCCAACCTGACCGGTGTCAATCCTGACACGATCAGGTCATGGGAACGCCGATATGATCTCCTGCGCCCGGAGCGCACGGATAGCGGGCGGCGGACCTATTCGGACGGGGATGTCGAAAAGCTGACGCTGATAGCTGCTCTTCTAAAATCAGGACATACAATCAGCCATCTTGCGGCGTTGAGCCCTGACGAGCTGAATGCGCTTCGTGCGTCCAACCCGGTATCAGCCACACAGGATCTTCGACAGAAAATTCTGACCGAACTGGAGGAGACTGTCGGCAGAAGCGACCTGCAGGCCTTTGGCAAGCTCATCAGCTCCGCAATCACCCTGCTCCCGCCCCATGACCTGGCGGATCGCATTCTGAGCCCTATTCTCCGCACTATCGGGGACCGCTGGTCCATCGATGCTCTGGATATCGGAGATGAGCATGCATTCACGGCAGTGATCAAACAGTGTCTGATGTCTGTGCTGCCATCCCCGTCCTGGACCAATCCGGGACCAGTAGCCCTGTTCACAACGCTGGCAGATGATCATCATGAGCTTGGAGCCCTGATGGCCTGTCATATTGCAGCCAATTCAGGCTTCAATTGCCACTATCTGGGACCCAATATGCCCGGGGATGCACTTCTGACCCATTGCCAGCGCATCAAGGCAGAACTGCTGGTTGTCAGCCTGATCACCAGTTCCGATCCGGCGGCAGTTACCGGAACGCTCAACAGTCTGGCAAAAAAACTGCAGCCGGTCACACAGGTCTGGGTCGGGTTCGGCAAGCACGCTCCGTTCAAGGACGCTGACTTCGACAGCCGAATTGTAACGTTCAATCGCTTTGACCCCTTCCACAAGCGACTGGTTCTCTTACGATGA
- a CDS encoding TauD/TfdA family dioxygenase translates to MTFQRDLPPRRLDCASAWQGSTLQEQPDLWTTHFSEADVSELEQAAEHFERSGRDIASITRESFPLPHLETRLADLRETLVEGLGFHLFRGLPVERLSRLRTAIIFCGLGAYIGSARSQNAAGHLLGHVRDTGADAKDPKTRIYQTAERQTFHTDSADVVGLLCINEAREGGDSLIVSVATLYNEMMRCRRELVPILFDPIATDRRGEVPEGEKPFFDIPVLNWHDEHLTGTYQRQYIDSAQRFAEAPRLSEAQIQALDLFDDLANDPALHLRMRLQPGDIQFVYNHALLHDRTGFTDWPEPDKRRHLLRLWLSVPGDRQLPECFRQRFGSIEPGNRGGIITRETQLSVPLD, encoded by the coding sequence ATGACCTTTCAGAGAGACCTGCCGCCCAGACGGCTTGACTGTGCAAGCGCCTGGCAAGGCAGTACGCTTCAGGAGCAGCCGGACCTCTGGACGACGCATTTTTCCGAGGCTGACGTCTCTGAACTGGAACAGGCAGCAGAGCATTTCGAACGCTCCGGCAGGGATATAGCCAGTATCACCCGGGAATCGTTTCCGCTGCCTCATCTGGAGACACGGCTGGCGGATTTGAGAGAGACTCTGGTCGAGGGGCTCGGGTTTCACCTGTTTCGCGGGCTTCCGGTCGAAAGACTGTCCCGCCTCAGAACTGCAATTATCTTTTGCGGGTTGGGGGCCTATATCGGTTCGGCCAGATCCCAGAATGCCGCTGGTCATCTGCTTGGCCATGTGCGGGATACAGGAGCGGATGCAAAAGACCCGAAGACACGGATTTACCAGACCGCCGAGCGGCAGACATTCCATACGGATTCAGCCGATGTTGTCGGCCTTCTCTGCATAAACGAGGCCAGGGAAGGTGGCGATTCCCTGATTGTCAGCGTTGCCACCCTGTACAATGAAATGATGCGGTGCCGACGCGAGCTTGTGCCTATTCTGTTTGATCCGATTGCCACAGACAGGCGGGGCGAAGTACCGGAAGGGGAAAAGCCATTCTTCGATATTCCGGTCCTGAACTGGCACGATGAGCACCTGACCGGTACCTATCAGAGACAATATATCGACAGTGCGCAGCGATTTGCTGAAGCGCCAAGACTGTCGGAGGCGCAGATTCAGGCTCTGGACCTCTTTGATGACCTTGCCAATGATCCTGCCTTGCATCTGCGTATGAGACTGCAGCCGGGCGACATCCAGTTTGTCTATAATCATGCCCTGCTGCACGACCGCACCGGGTTCACAGACTGGCCGGAACCGGACAAGAGGCGTCATCTTCTGCGCCTGTGGTTGTCGGTGCCCGGAGACAGGCAATTGCCGGAGTGTTTCAGACAGCGTTTCGGCTCCATCGAGCCCGGTAACAGAGGCGGCATTATCACGCGGGAAACGCAGTTGTCAGTGCCACTGGACTGA